One Fuerstiella marisgermanici DNA window includes the following coding sequences:
- a CDS encoding PilZ domain-containing protein has translation MTFSPTKTIKLSGRMQRLAKAAHDVEVAASVAMTNLSQRSAIVIGVSSVDLRLIVDGKPEFGERITVQIPVPGNGREMSVEGIVHWAEMRGSEYEVGVFLLGGLPRELRHLQKDPRRQAERYRCWISGRMDWGNTQPDAEGVVINYSHEGMAVKSPTEAAIEELFTFRWNDGKCVRRVAGIALWQIEQNGGFLIGCKLNPRDGFQLAGLNAEHLS, from the coding sequence ATGACCTTCTCCCCAACCAAAACAATCAAACTGTCAGGTCGCATGCAGCGATTGGCCAAAGCGGCCCATGATGTTGAAGTGGCTGCCTCGGTGGCCATGACGAACCTTTCCCAGCGGTCAGCGATCGTGATTGGCGTTTCATCGGTTGACCTGCGGCTGATAGTGGACGGTAAACCGGAATTTGGCGAACGGATCACAGTCCAGATTCCGGTCCCCGGCAACGGCCGGGAAATGTCGGTTGAAGGGATTGTTCACTGGGCCGAAATGCGAGGCAGCGAATACGAAGTCGGAGTGTTCCTGCTGGGAGGACTGCCGAGGGAACTGCGTCACCTGCAAAAAGATCCGCGTCGTCAGGCAGAGCGCTACCGCTGCTGGATCTCAGGTCGAATGGATTGGGGCAATACTCAGCCCGACGCCGAAGGTGTCGTGATCAACTACAGCCACGAAGGCATGGCTGTGAAGAGTCCCACCGAAGCGGCAATCGAGGAACTGTTCACGTTTCGGTGGAACGACGGGAAATGCGTGCGGCGCGTAGCGGGGATCGCGTTGTGGCAAATCGAACAGAACGGAGGCTTCTTGATTGGCTGCAAACTGAACCCCCGCGACGGATTCCAATTAGCGGGGCTGAACGCCGAACATCTCTCATAG